One Spinacia oleracea cultivar Varoflay chromosome 4, BTI_SOV_V1, whole genome shotgun sequence DNA segment encodes these proteins:
- the LOC130459170 gene encoding uncharacterized protein: protein MGVDKPSLVVDLVSKSRSGGHPDELEDPLSGIPADVRSQIPAEVARRARSSGAKDKGKDAAAAEDENVPATPHYSSKDRVAICRKVFKAVPAEYVASLPGRKTDAQFGAIQATLLDLFCRMEFCKSWKTRTAEELKAQVAESTHHGDYAFKSIEEVRLQMQTTIDLQAKEVAALRSDKAELLKKILAQDKDMVAMVEEAKTAAAEMREYPQVKEAAEEAEHLRGELETARSQVRTLRERLLESYDQGEQATKDAVKHAWESHMSEYDLGWFQRRMEHSAAVLAAERLGQPPPEFISSDDEDDAAAP, encoded by the exons atgggcgtggacaagccgtctctggtggtggacttggtgtccaaatcgaggtccggtgggcatccggacgagctggaggaccctctttcgggaatcccggccgacgtccgctctcagataccggcggaggtggcccgccgagctaggtcttcgggcg ccaaagacaaagggaaggatgcagctgctgccgaggacgagaacgtacctgctactccccactattcgtcaaaggatagggtggctatatgccgcaaggtttttaaggccgtccccgcagagtatgttgcttctcttcctggccgcaagactgacgcccagtttggtgcgatccaggccactcttctcgac ttgttctgccgcatggaattctgcaagagttggaagacccgcactgctgaggagctcaaagctcaggtggctgagtccacccaccatggcgactatgcgttcaagtccattgaagaggtccgcctgcagatgcagacgaccatagaccttcaagcgaaggaggtagctgcgttgagatctgacaaggccgagctgcttaagaagatcttggcgcaggacaaggacatggtggcaatggtcgaggaggccaagacagcggcggcggaaatgcgggagtaccctcaggtcaaagaggcggctgaggaagccgagcatcttcgtggggagctggagacggccagatcgcaagttcgcaccttgcgtgagcgtcttctggaatcctatgatcagggggaacaagcgaccaaggacgctgttaagcacgcctgggagagccacatgtcagagtatgatcttgggtggttccagcggcgaatggagcacagtgccgctgtgttggctgctgaacgtcttggtcagccgccccctgagtttatatcatctgatgacgaggacgatgcggccgctccctga